A stretch of Dietzia lutea DNA encodes these proteins:
- a CDS encoding ParB/RepB/Spo0J family partition protein has translation MSQQRKGGLGRGLAALIPTGPGDGPRLGSDAADVILGPRAGGPRTSPPRPRRPSTDPAAPADSSAEGPQAAADSAGSSTSGASADRVRDPVSRETPARDSGDRSDEVSRETADLVDPGAVYREISPTDIDPNPKQPRTYFDEEALAELAHSVKEFGLLQPIVVREMSGGRYQLIMGERRWRASQRAELATIPAIVRQTEDEDLLRDALLENIHRVQLNPLEEAAAYQQLLDEFHVTQSELANRIGRSRPAITNSIRLLQLPTAVQRRVAAGVLSAGHARALLGLEAGAAAQDELAARIVAEGLSVRATEEIVTLANRDAGEASDKPKPAPRGRRKDPELEAVAGRLSDRFETSVSVTMGRRKGRITIDVGDADDLARVLALLEGGSTGTTR, from the coding sequence ATGAGTCAGCAACGCAAGGGTGGTCTCGGACGCGGTCTGGCGGCCCTGATCCCCACGGGACCCGGCGACGGACCGCGGCTCGGTAGCGATGCGGCCGACGTGATCCTGGGCCCCCGCGCGGGCGGCCCTCGCACCTCTCCCCCGCGCCCCCGTCGCCCTTCGACGGATCCCGCGGCGCCGGCGGATTCCTCCGCCGAGGGCCCGCAGGCCGCCGCAGACAGCGCCGGGTCGTCGACGTCCGGCGCAAGTGCGGACCGTGTCCGGGACCCTGTTTCACGTGAAACGCCGGCCCGTGATAGCGGCGACCGTTCGGACGAGGTTTCACGTGAAACCGCCGATCTGGTCGACCCGGGGGCGGTCTATCGGGAGATCTCGCCGACCGACATCGACCCCAACCCCAAGCAGCCGCGGACGTACTTCGACGAGGAGGCGCTCGCCGAGCTCGCGCACTCCGTGAAGGAGTTCGGCCTGCTGCAGCCGATCGTCGTCCGTGAGATGTCCGGCGGCCGGTATCAGCTCATCATGGGTGAGCGTCGCTGGCGCGCGAGCCAGCGGGCCGAGCTGGCGACGATCCCCGCGATCGTCCGCCAGACGGAGGACGAGGACCTCCTCCGCGACGCGCTGCTCGAGAACATCCACCGGGTGCAGCTCAATCCGCTGGAGGAGGCAGCCGCGTACCAGCAGCTGCTCGACGAGTTCCACGTGACACAGTCCGAGCTCGCCAACCGGATCGGGCGGTCCAGGCCCGCCATCACCAACAGCATCCGACTCCTCCAGCTCCCCACCGCGGTCCAGCGCAGGGTCGCCGCCGGCGTCTTGTCCGCAGGGCACGCCCGCGCGCTCCTCGGACTCGAGGCGGGCGCCGCCGCGCAGGACGAGCTCGCCGCCAGGATCGTCGCCGAGGGCTTGTCGGTGCGCGCCACGGAAGAGATCGTCACCCTCGCCAACCGTGACGCCGGTGAGGCCTCGGACAAGCCGAAGCCCGCCCCCCGCGGTCGTCGGAAGGACCCCGAGCTCGAGGCGGTGGCCGGAAGACTGTCCGACCGCTTCGAGACGTCGGTATCGGTGACGATGGGGCGCCGGAAGGGCCGCATCACGATCGACGTCGGGGACGCAGACGATCTGGCCCGTGTCCTCGCTCTACTCGAGGGCGGGTCAACCGGTACGACCCGATGA
- a CDS encoding ParA family protein, with product MSDDETPIFAAARQANEVLHGDAPALPRPETPRIITIANQKGGVGKTTSTVNLAAALALGGLGVLVIDMDPQGNASTALGVDHREGTPSSYELLMWEASIEDLMQKSPHAERLYCIPATIDLAGSEIELVGLPHRERRLAEVLHPDDLRLLGIDYVFLDCPPSLGLLTVNAMVAASEVLIPIQCEYYALEGVGQLLRNVELIQQHLNTELEISTIMLTMYDGRTKLAEQVAGEVRNHFGDTVLRTVIPRSVKVSEAPGFGMTILQYDAGSRGALAYLDAAREINGRGVNGRGVSGRGVDTTTDELVGTPAPGTSADETRPEENR from the coding sequence ATGTCCGACGACGAGACCCCGATTTTCGCGGCTGCGAGGCAGGCGAACGAGGTGCTCCACGGGGATGCCCCCGCACTCCCCCGGCCTGAGACGCCGCGCATCATCACGATCGCCAACCAGAAGGGCGGCGTCGGGAAGACGACGTCCACCGTGAATCTCGCCGCCGCTCTTGCTCTCGGCGGACTGGGTGTCCTCGTCATCGACATGGATCCCCAGGGCAATGCCAGCACGGCGCTCGGCGTGGACCACCGCGAGGGGACGCCGTCGAGCTACGAGCTGCTGATGTGGGAGGCCTCGATCGAGGACCTCATGCAGAAAAGCCCCCATGCCGAGCGGCTGTACTGCATCCCCGCGACCATCGATCTCGCGGGCTCGGAGATCGAGCTCGTCGGCCTGCCCCACAGGGAGCGGCGTCTGGCCGAGGTCCTCCACCCGGACGACCTCCGGCTGCTCGGCATCGACTACGTCTTCCTCGACTGCCCGCCCTCCCTGGGCCTGCTCACCGTGAACGCGATGGTGGCCGCGAGCGAGGTGCTCATCCCCATCCAGTGCGAGTACTACGCACTCGAGGGCGTGGGGCAGCTGCTGCGCAACGTCGAGCTGATCCAGCAGCACCTCAACACCGAGCTCGAGATCTCGACGATCATGCTCACGATGTACGACGGCCGGACGAAGCTGGCCGAGCAGGTCGCGGGTGAAGTACGGAACCACTTCGGCGACACCGTGCTACGGACTGTCATCCCCCGGAGCGTGAAGGTGTCGGAGGCGCCGGGATTCGGGATGACCATCCTCCAGTACGACGCGGGATCACGAGGTGCCCTGGCCTACCTCGACGCGGCCCGCGAGATCAACGGCAGGGGCGTCAACGGTCGTGGCGTGAGCGGCCGGGGCGTCGATACGACGACGGACGAGTTGGTGGGCACCCCCGCCCCCGGCACTAGCGCGGACGAGACGCGTCCGGAGGAGAATCGATGA
- the rsmG gene encoding 16S rRNA (guanine(527)-N(7))-methyltransferase RsmG produces MTDDTTYETTRDSAGPAVPAGAAGVFGERLPLAIRYVEFLGTAGLERGLMGPRERPRLWDRHVLNSAAAASALGVGEAIVDIGSGAGLPGIPLALARPDLRLTLVEPLLRRVTFLEEIIDELGIEVRVVRGRAEEKGIIATAGDADVVTSRAVAPLAKLAGWSAPLLRVGGRMVALKGESAADEVERDRAALAKLDFDGLRVETVAAPDAEPTRLVIGTLATRMGHRGSRSRGGGRRGR; encoded by the coding sequence ATGACCGACGACACGACATACGAAACGACACGTGACAGCGCCGGTCCCGCGGTACCGGCCGGCGCCGCCGGCGTGTTCGGCGAGCGTCTCCCGCTGGCGATCCGGTACGTCGAGTTCCTCGGCACCGCGGGATTGGAGCGGGGTTTGATGGGGCCGCGGGAGCGTCCTCGTCTGTGGGATCGTCACGTTCTCAACTCGGCTGCGGCCGCGTCTGCCCTCGGGGTCGGGGAGGCCATCGTGGACATCGGCAGCGGCGCCGGCCTGCCGGGGATCCCGTTGGCCCTCGCCCGACCGGATCTCCGGCTGACGCTCGTGGAGCCCCTGTTGCGCCGCGTCACCTTCCTGGAGGAGATTATCGACGAGCTGGGGATCGAGGTCCGGGTGGTGCGCGGCCGCGCGGAGGAGAAGGGCATCATCGCGACGGCGGGAGATGCCGACGTCGTGACGTCCCGTGCGGTGGCGCCGCTGGCCAAGCTAGCCGGGTGGTCCGCTCCCCTTCTCCGTGTCGGCGGGCGCATGGTCGCGCTGAAGGGTGAGTCCGCGGCAGACGAGGTCGAACGGGATCGCGCGGCACTCGCCAAGCTCGATTTCGACGGGCTTCGCGTCGAGACCGTGGCCGCCCCCGATGCCGAACCGACGAGGCTGGTGATCGGCACCCTGGCGACTAGGATGGGACACCGTGGCTCGCGATCTCGCGGGGGAGGACGCCGCGGTCGGTGA
- a CDS encoding protein jag produces MSKRSIEVSEERLVEEGEVAGDYLEQFLDILDFDGDIDLDVEGDRAVVSIVGGDDLDTLVGPDGAVLDAIQELTRLAVQQELGDRSRLMLDIAGWREAKREALTDAGRVAAQRVLESGESEEMEPMTPFERKIIHDAIAEIDGVTSDSTGVEPNRRVVVLPE; encoded by the coding sequence ATGTCCAAGAGGAGCATCGAGGTGTCCGAGGAACGATTGGTCGAGGAGGGCGAGGTGGCCGGTGACTATCTCGAGCAGTTCCTCGACATCCTGGACTTCGACGGGGACATCGACCTCGATGTCGAGGGCGACCGCGCCGTCGTGAGCATCGTCGGTGGCGACGATCTCGACACGCTCGTGGGGCCCGATGGCGCGGTGCTCGATGCGATCCAGGAACTGACCCGTCTGGCCGTCCAGCAGGAGCTGGGCGACCGCAGTCGACTGATGCTGGACATCGCCGGGTGGCGTGAGGCCAAGCGAGAGGCGTTGACCGATGCCGGTCGTGTCGCCGCCCAACGTGTGCTCGAGTCCGGGGAGTCGGAGGAGATGGAGCCGATGACGCCGTTCGAGCGGAAGATCATCCATGACGCCATCGCGGAGATCGACGGCGTCACCTCGGACTCGACCGGGGTCGAGCCGAACCGCCGGGTGGTCGTCCTGCCGGAGTGA